Genomic segment of Paenibacillus sp. FSL R5-0912:
GTGCTGAACGCTGAGCTATAAGGTTACAGAATCCGCTTCATCCAAACAAAAGGCTATTAGTAACGGAGGGAAGTTTGGAACTCTAGGAGCGATAGCGTCCGCCTGAAAGCTTTCCGCAGGAAAGCTCGCATGGGAAGCATAAGCTATGTTTGGATTTCTACCGCTGACAGCGGAATAAATTCAGGAAATCCAAACATAACAGTGGCCGGAAGTCCCAACATCCCGCAGTTACGGCCTGCCTTTTATAACGAACAATAGGAGATGACAAAATGACGACTTTTCCACATGGCTTCCTATGGGGCGGAGCAATCGCTGCAAACCAGGCAGAGGGTGCTTTTGACGCAGATGGTAAAGGATTATCTACGGCAGATATGATGCCATACTATAAGAAAAAAGATTACACCAACCTCAAAGAGCTGATGCATGTCACCAGTGAAACGATCGAGCGGATTCATCCGGAATTCCGCATTGGCTGCATGCTTGCGCGTATGATCCATTATCCGGCGACCAGTGATCCGGAGGATGTGCTGCAGGCCCAGATTGATAATCAGTTTAACCTGATGCATACCGATGTGCAGGCACGGGGAAGTTATCCTCCATTCATGAAGCGTTATTTTGCCGAGAATAATATTGTGGTAGCCACTGAGCCTGGCGATCAGCAGCTCCTGCGTGAGAACACGGTGGACTTCATCTCCTTCAGCTACTATACATCGCTTATATCCACAGTTACCCCGGAGAAATACGGCGTGACCGGCGGCAATCTGTTCAGCACCGTGAAGAATCCGAACCTGAAAATTACTGAATGGGGCTGGCAGCTGGATCCGGTTGGCCTGCGGATTGTCCTGAAAGAGCTGTACGACCGTTACCAGCTTCCGCTGTTTGTGGTGGAGAACGGGCTGGGTGCGAAGGATAAGGTCGAAGAGGATGGTTCCATCCAGGATGATTACCGGATCGATTATTTACGCAAGCATATCACTCAGGTCAAGGAAGCGGTTCTGGACGGGGTCGAAGTCATGGGCTACACCGCCTGGGGGGCGATTGATATTATCAGCGCGTCGACTTCGGAGATGTCCAAGCGTTACGGCGTGATCTATGTGGACCAGGAGGATGACGGAAACGGAACGCTTGACCGGAAGAAGAAGAAGAGCTTTTACTGGTACAAGAAGGCAATTGCCAGCAATGGAGCGGATTTGGAGTAGGCAGCTCCTGGCTGGTGCTGCCTTCCGCATTGACAACAATTTTAGAAGCGGCTATACTTTCTGTAATCTTATAGTTGGTATACGTTGAACGAGCCAGTAGCAGACTTTGTCCCTGTTCCCAGAAAGCCGGGGGTTGATGGAACCTTGGTATATACAATGGACTGCGAATTACACCTCGGGAGTATCTTGGGTAATGCCAAGCGGAGCTAAGCGAACGATAACTCGCGGAAGAGTGGTACGGACATGTTTGAATGTGATGTCTGTGCAATTTGGGTGGTAACACGGTTAATTATAATCGTCCCTGTGTCTATATAGACAAGGGGCGATTTTTTGTTGCCCAAATTCGGGAATTGCAGAGTTACCCGGTAAGCTGGCTGTTTATCAATGCATACCAATTACACATAAAACATACCAAAGGGGCTGTACATGTTGAACATTATCGACGAGTTGCTGTGGCGCGACGCCATTAACCAGCAGACAGATGCGGACGGACTGCGCGAATTAACAGAGAGTAAGGCTGTATCGCTGTACTGCGGCGTGGACCCTACAGGCAACACTATGCATATCGGCCACCTGATTCCTTTTATGATGCTTAGACGCTTCCAGCTGGCGGGACACCGTCCGGTCATTCTGATTGGCGGGGCTACCGGAACGATTGGTGATCCGAGCGGACGCCAGAGCGAGCGCTCCCTGCAGACGCTGGAGCAGGTACAGGAGAATGTGGATGCGCTGACGGCCCAGATGAAGAAGCTGTTCATTACTGAAGGCGACAATCAGGTGCGGATGGTTAACAACTACGACTGGACCAAGGACATGAACGTCATCGAATTCCTGCGCGACATCGGCAAGAACTTCAGCATCAACACGATGCTGGCTAAGGACGTAGTCTCCAGCCGCTTGGACAGCGGAATCTCGTTCACCGAGTTCTCCTACCAGATCCTGCAGTCCATGGATTACCTGCATCTATACCAGCATGAGGATGTGCAGCTGCAGATCGGCGGTTCGGACCAGTGGGGCAATATCACCAGCGGCCTGGATCTGATCCGTAAGAAAGAAGGCAACGAAGCCAAAGCCTTCGGCCTGACCATCCCGCTTATGCTCAAGGCAGACGGTACCAAGTTCGGCAAATCCGCCGGCGGCGCCATCTGGCTGGATCCGAAGCAGACCACACCTTACGAGTTCTACCAGTTCTGGGCGAACACCGATGACCGCGATGTGGTGAAATACCTGAAATACTTCACCTTCCTGAGCAAGGAGGAAATTGAGGCGCTTGCTGAGAAGGTGGCGACGGAGCCGCATAAACGCGAGGCACAAAAAACACTGGCCGAAGAGATGACCCGCTTCGTCCACAGCGAAGAGCTGCTGGAGCAGGCTAAACGCATCAGCGCTGCGCTGTTCAGCGGCGATATCCGCTCGCTGACCGCCGATGAAATCGAAGAAGGCTTCAAGGAGATGCCGACCTTCACCGCAGATAAGGAATCGAAGAACATCGTGGACTGGCTGGTGGAGCTGGGGATTGAACCGTCCAAACGCCAGGCGCGTGAGGATATTACCAAGGGTGCAATCTCCATTAACGGGGAGCGCGTCAATGAGCTGGAGACGGAGATTACGGCGGAGCAGGCCATCGGCGGCAAGTTCATCATCGTCCGCAAAGGCAAGAAGAACTACAGCCTGGTGAAGTTGGGCTAAGCTATAGCTTCTGGTTGGGAAGTCCATAGGTAAAAAGGTAAACAGATAAACCATAAGAGGCTATCCCGCTGTGTCAGCAATGACGGGGATAACCTCTTTTTTATAAGGTGATTTATTGTTTTGGGGTGCCTGCAAAGTACCTAAGTGGTCAGCGTGGCTGTGAGGAGGTAATCAATAGTCGCAAGGAAGTGAGTGTGGTGGTGGGCTAGGTGATCAGTAGTCGCAAGGAAGTGAGTGTGGTAGTGAGCGAGGTGATCAGTAGTCGCAAGGAAGTGAATGTGCTGGTGAGCGAGGTGATCAGTGGTCAGCGAGGTAAGGATGAGGTAACCAGTAGTGTGGTAGTGAGTGAGTTGATGTGTGGTCAGCGTGGTAGTGAGCGAAGTGAACAGTAGTCAGCGTGGTGCGAAGTAATCAGTGTTCAGCGTGGTAAGGAGGAGGTAACCAGTAGTCAGCGTGGTAGTCAGCGAGCACAAGCCCCACTCTTGTGGGGGGATTCTCCTATATCCGTATATAATTGTTAATTGTTGTATGAAAGAGTCAATTTCATAATTCCAAACCCTTGCTGGGACTGTTTTTTTTAGGCATAGAAAAAGGAGTACCTCCCCAAGTTCTCGAAGATATAGGCGACCAAACCAACACCCGAGAACGAAAAGAGGTAATCCCTATCTATTCCATTCGACAAGAAGAACTGTTTTCCTTCAAGGAATTGTTCCTGATGCGCCCGGAAGATAAATACAGCCAAATCTTTGAACACTTAGATCTCGCCAAGGTTCTGCACGTTCTTCGGAAAAAGAACAACCGGGGCCGGCCCGAACAACTGAATGTACCTGCCATGATCTATTCCTTGCTCATCGCTAAAATGGAGAACATCGAGTTTGTTTCTTCCCTGGTCTGGCGTCTTACCCATAGCGAAGAGTTTCGGGCGCAGTGCCGATTTACCGGCTCCGATAATATCCCGAGCGAATCTTCGTATTCCCGTTTGATTCATGCGCTGGAGCACACGGGGATGCTTGAAAAACTGCAGGATACCTTGGTGACCTCTGCCCTAGAAGAAGGCTTTGTAACCGGCACACATATTGCCGTGGATTCCTCCATGGTCGAGGCTTGGGATTGCCAATTTAGCGAATCGGCCGCCAAGCGCCGTGCGGCTCGCCGAGGGCAAAAGCCAAATGAGGCTCCAGGAGCCCAGCAACTTCAGTTCAAACTTCCCGAGCCTGAGCCTGAGGCGGCTGTGAACGAACCACCGAAGAAACCCGTCTACGACAAGCGTGGACGTCCAACGAATGCGGCAAGGGAACGCCGGCGTCAGGAACAGGAAGCATATGACCAAAGTCTCGGACCGTTTCAGAAAACCATTGAAGCGATGTTACCTTACACGTATGACGAACTGCTGGCCGCGCTGCCCCGGCATGCCGCGCGTTGTGACAAGAAAAATACGAAGGGTCGAATGACGAGCTACTACGGTTTCAAGGCGAATCTGCTCGTCGATACGGACTGCCAGTATATCTTGAGCGGCCTCTTTAGTTCGGCGAATCCGAATGACCAGCGCATGGCCGTTATTCTTCTCAAAGGCCTGCCCCTGAAGTTTCCCACACTGAAGGTAAAGCATATCTTGGGCGACAAAGGGTACGACTGCGCGTCTATCTACCAGTTGATTCATTCGTTAGGTGCCTATCCGGCGATTCCCATGATTCACCGCAAAGATCCGCCCGAGGGAATGAACGTGGACTACACGCCGGTATGCTCCCAAGGACATGCCTACCGCTACGACAGTTTTGATGCCAAGTACGAAACGCTGAAGTATACCCAGCCGAGCGAGTGCACAGGCTGCCCACTACTGGGTTCCGGATGCCAAAAGGTGTTTAAAATCCGCATCCAAACGGATTTGCGTAAGCATACCTATCCCGCAAGAGGGAGCGAAAGCTTTACAGAGCTGTACAAAAAGCGTACGGCAGTGGAACGTGTTTTTGCCTATCTCAAAGAGTATTTTGGCATGAAACGCACACGTCACCGCGGCGTACGGGCAAGTGTCGATTTCCAGCTCAGTACACTAGCTTACAATCTTAGTAAGTTTGCATTGGACAAGTTGAACAAACAGTTGAGCAAATCCCAGCAAGTAGCCTGATTTTCTAAAAAATGACCTCAGATTTGGGGCCGAGTCTAACTATTCAGCAAACTGAATTATGAAATTGACTCTGAAATACAACATTTACCCTCTTTCAAGCGGATTATCCTGACAATTGTTGTATTTCATACAGGCCTGTTGATTCCCCATATTATGGGATGGATATAATCCCCAAAACCCCTTTGTTCCTGAGCAGACTAAGTTGAACCTGCCACTCCAGCGGAAGACTAAATATACGCCAATGCTGCATAAATTCCCAAAGGGTCAGTTGAGCAAAGGCAGGCACGTTGGGGTGGATTTCATCATAAACGCGTTTCAGAAGCACATAGACAGCAAGGGCCACAAACAATTGGCTGTATACCGCATTTTCGGTGGTTCCAAATAGACATGGCACGTTCAGATGCTGTTTAATCCAGCGGAAAAAGACTTCAATTTCCCAGCGTGCCTTGTAGATTTCAGCGATCACATGAGCGGACTCTTTTCTCAAATCGGTCACGACCCGTACGACTTCACCCCGGTCATTTTCAAATTCTACGACCCGGTGGCGCTGAGCAGATTGGCACTTCCCTTGACCGATATAACAAGTAATATCACGAACAATTTTCGTTTCTCCCTCTGCGGGTCGCTGGAGTTCTCTTGGCTTCACCAAATGGAGATTGTCTTTGAGTCGAATCACAAACGACTGGCCCTGGAGCACATATTGATCCAATCTGCTGATTTTTCCATACGCCCGATCCTGTACCAAAATGTAGTCCGTATCTGCCAAGACTTCTCCAAACGGAGCGTCATTGCGCTTCGCGATCGATTCCTTCACGTTCAGGGGTGAACGCTGGCCATGCGAAAGAGCAACATGCAG
This window contains:
- the tyrS gene encoding tyrosine--tRNA ligase, which produces MNIIDELLWRDAINQQTDADGLRELTESKAVSLYCGVDPTGNTMHIGHLIPFMMLRRFQLAGHRPVILIGGATGTIGDPSGRQSERSLQTLEQVQENVDALTAQMKKLFITEGDNQVRMVNNYDWTKDMNVIEFLRDIGKNFSINTMLAKDVVSSRLDSGISFTEFSYQILQSMDYLHLYQHEDVQLQIGGSDQWGNITSGLDLIRKKEGNEAKAFGLTIPLMLKADGTKFGKSAGGAIWLDPKQTTPYEFYQFWANTDDRDVVKYLKYFTFLSKEEIEALAEKVATEPHKREAQKTLAEEMTRFVHSEELLEQAKRISAALFSGDIRSLTADEIEEGFKEMPTFTADKESKNIVDWLVELGIEPSKRQAREDITKGAISINGERVNELETEITAEQAIGGKFIIVRKGKKNYSLVKLG
- a CDS encoding transposase, with the protein product MLGLFFLGIEKGVPPQVLEDIGDQTNTRERKEVIPIYSIRQEELFSFKELFLMRPEDKYSQIFEHLDLAKVLHVLRKKNNRGRPEQLNVPAMIYSLLIAKMENIEFVSSLVWRLTHSEEFRAQCRFTGSDNIPSESSYSRLIHALEHTGMLEKLQDTLVTSALEEGFVTGTHIAVDSSMVEAWDCQFSESAAKRRAARRGQKPNEAPGAQQLQFKLPEPEPEAAVNEPPKKPVYDKRGRPTNAARERRRQEQEAYDQSLGPFQKTIEAMLPYTYDELLAALPRHAARCDKKNTKGRMTSYYGFKANLLVDTDCQYILSGLFSSANPNDQRMAVILLKGLPLKFPTLKVKHILGDKGYDCASIYQLIHSLGAYPAIPMIHRKDPPEGMNVDYTPVCSQGHAYRYDSFDAKYETLKYTQPSECTGCPLLGSGCQKVFKIRIQTDLRKHTYPARGSESFTELYKKRTAVERVFAYLKEYFGMKRTRHRGVRASVDFQLSTLAYNLSKFALDKLNKQLSKSQQVA
- a CDS encoding IS4 family transposase, whose translation is MYPIFSRFQTSVTPEEVQMVTGQTEDYVDRGTKMTVGLLLNYFVQACYHKWDGFRQSARLGPSFDLPEIHYSTLSGKAGEVPYEIFKRIFQLLVTKCNRQTRRHLNLPKDLLLIDSTTVTAANSRMPWASYKKFRGGIKLHVALSHGQRSPLNVKESIAKRNDAPFGEVLADTDYILVQDRAYGKISRLDQYVLQGQSFVIRLKDNLHLVKPRELQRPAEGETKIVRDITCYIGQGKCQSAQRHRVVEFENDRGEVVRVVTDLRKESAHVIAEIYKARWEIEVFFRWIKQHLNVPCLFGTTENAVYSQLFVALAVYVLLKRVYDEIHPNVPAFAQLTLWEFMQHWRIFSLPLEWQVQLSLLRNKGVLGIISIP